DNA from Chitinophaga pendula:
CCAGTAGTTCGGCCGGTGTTTTGACGTAACTGAGGCTCCAATCGCGGTGGTATCCCCATTGGTTTTCGGGGATGGTCATGCAGGCTTCCCAATCTGTTTTGAGTACGTCGGTATCCCTGATGGGATCTGGCAGCCGGCGTTCGTATCCGGAGGCATAGTCGCCCATCATGTTGCCGTTGGCATCTTTATGGCGGTTGCCATTGTCATCTGCCCGCAGGCGGCTGTTGACGATCATGCCTGGTCTTACTTGTTTGAGCATTTTTTCTACTTCGAGTGTCCACCAGCCATTTTTCTTCACGCTGTTGTCCCAGGTACCATCGAACCAGAAACATTTAACGGCCGGGTAGTTGGTAGCGAGTTCTTTGAGCTGGTTGTAGGCGAAGTCCAGGTAGCGGCGAAAGGCTACGCTATCGGCATTGCTTTTGATGTCGTAGCGCCAGTCGGGATGATGCCAGTCGAGGACGGAATAGTAGAAGTGTACGTCGATACCTTCGGCGGTGTAGGCATCCACTATTTCTTTGAGGATATCTTTTTTATACGGCGCGTTGCTGATATTGAAGCTGGTGTATTGAGACGGCCAGAGGCAGAATCCTTCGTGGTGTTTAGTGGTGATGGTCATGTATTTCACGCCCATTTGCCGGGCCATGCGGGCCCAGGTTTTCGGATCGAACCGGCGGGGGTTGAACTGATACATGAGGGAGTCCCAGGTGGCGGAGGGTATTTTTGCGCTAGATTTCAGGAATTCGGCGGCGTAGGCGTATGTTTTCCCCTGCCATACGCCACCGGGGATGGCATACAGGCCCCAATGTATGAACTGTCCGAAGCGATTATAGCGGAACCGGTCCATGGCGGCATCCTGGCGTTTGCCGGTGTATTGCGCGCCGTATTTTAACTCTTTGTGTTCTTGTTGCTGGGCATGTACTTTGACTGTGGTGGCCAGTGAAATTGCCCCTATGATCAACCATTTACCATATCTATACATATCCTACAATTTTATTGCAATGTCCAAATTACGTTGTCCGTGTATTCTTTTCCGTTGTGTATTACTTTGACCTGTACTTTATTTTGTCCTTTGCGTAAGGAAGCCTGTGTGAATATATAATGCACGGCGGTGGTTCCTTGTTTGAAATCGGTGATGCGGCGGCCGTTGATGGTGAGATGTGGCTGACCGATGTTGCTATAGACGGTGATGTCTGTTTGTGGTGCTGTGCGTTGTGTCAGTCTGCGATCGCTGATATAGAGTACGGGGGTATCGCTCCAGTTGGCTTTATACCAGTAGAAGGCATCTTTTTTCACTTTGCGATCGAAGGTAACGAGACCTTTGAGGTTGCGGGCGGGGATGCCACCGCGGTTCCATAGGGGTACGGCGAAGTCGAACATGTTCCACAGGTAGCTGCCCAGCAGGTATGGATGTTTGGCGAGGATGCCCCATTGTGTTTCGTGGAAGCGGGTTTCCAGTTGTTCGGGGAAATACTGACCATTGACAGGATTGAATGTTGCCGGCGGTGTTTCTGTCTGCTGGAAGATGTTGCCTTCGGCGCCGTATTCTGAGAGGATGACGTTGTATTCGGGGAAGTTACTTTTGAGGCCGGTGATCCACTGTTCGAGGTCGGTTGTTTTGCCTTCGTACCAGCCGTAGTAGCGGTTCATGCCCTGTATGTCCGCGTTCCTGTTTTCGAAACGTTCCATTTTGCCATATCCGTTGACGCTGACGGTGTATCGGTCGGGGTCTTCTGATTTGGCGAGGTTGTGTAATGCGGCGGTGAGGGTATTGACGAATCCACCAGGATTTCGGTCATAGACTTCGTTATGAAGCCCCCAGACATAGATGGACGGGTGGTGATAATTCTGGCGGATGAGTTCTGTTAGTTGTTGTTTGGCGTTGTCAGTTTCCTGGCCGCTGACGGCATTGACGAAAGGTATTTCGGCCCAGATGACGAGGCCGATGCTATCGGCTTTGCTATAGAGGTATTCTGACTGTTGGTAGTGCGCGAGGCGGACGGCGTTGGCTCCCATTTCGCGGATGATATTGAGGTCGGCGGCATGTTGTTCGTTGGTGAGGGCGCTGCCACTCTCCCACCAGTCCTGGTGGCGGCAGACGCCTTTGAGAGGTAGTTGTTGTCGATTAAGGAAGAGGCCTTTTCCCGGGATGATCTCGAAGTGCCGTATTCCGAGGGGGCGGAGGACTTCATCGATGACCTGGCCATGTTCGAGGATGCGGACGATGACTTTGTACAGGTATGGGTCTTTGAGGCCATTCCAGAGATGCGGGGTGTTGAGTTGGAACTGTTGGTGGAAGACCTGCATTCCCTGCGGGAGTATTTGTATGGAGGAGTCGACTGTTTTGACGATGTTGCCATCGGCATCGCAGAGGGCGGTCTGTAATATAGCCTGGCGGCTGTGAGGATATTTGTTGTCGACTTTGGCGGTGACGGTAATATCTGCTGATGCTGCGGATACGTTCTGCTGGCGGATAAAGACACCCGGCGCTGCGTAGTCGTTGACGGCGAATGACAGCGGTGCTGTTACTATCAATGATACGGGGCGATAGAGGCCGCCGTATACGCCGAACAGGTTGTGATTGATGGGGATGACATCGGGTCGGGCGGTGTTGTTGGTTTTGACCAGCAGTTCATTTACGGCGGAGTCTTTGAGGGAGTGGGTCAGTTCACACGCGAATGCGCCATAGGCACCTTTGTGGGAGCCGATCATTTGTCCGTTCAGGAAAACCTGTGCGACGCTGCCGGCGCCTTCGAATCGGAGGAATATGCGTTTGTGCTTCCAGGTTGGGTTGGGCGGCAGTTGTTTGCGGTAGACGCCTTCGCCCTGGTAGAA
Protein-coding regions in this window:
- a CDS encoding alpha-L-fucosidase, which produces MYRYGKWLIIGAISLATTVKVHAQQQEHKELKYGAQYTGKRQDAAMDRFRYNRFGQFIHWGLYAIPGGVWQGKTYAYAAEFLKSSAKIPSATWDSLMYQFNPRRFDPKTWARMARQMGVKYMTITTKHHEGFCLWPSQYTSFNISNAPYKKDILKEIVDAYTAEGIDVHFYYSVLDWHHPDWRYDIKSNADSVAFRRYLDFAYNQLKELATNYPAVKCFWFDGTWDNSVKKNGWWTLEVEKMLKQVRPGMIVNSRLRADDNGNRHKDANGNMMGDYASGYERRLPDPIRDTDVLKTDWEACMTIPENQWGYHRDWSLSYVKTPAELLEMLASATSMSGNFLLNFGPQGDGAIRPEEQRIATTIGNWMKINGEAIYGGYHANSWKKQDWGYYIAHDNNKLYLVVCNQPLSGLLKIQTPPKTNIKKAYLLSHPSRQLRITETQKNQYNISTGNPRPGLPYVIILELSDDAGNNSRQYQEAKT
- a CDS encoding glycoside hydrolase family 2 protein produces the protein MKYIFLWITGILTLSTGSNTIAQSRQTMAFNDDWQFRKTAGNDTSWHLVHLPHTWNNIDMQTTKDFYQGEGVYRKQLPPNPTWKHKRIFLRFEGAGSVAQVFLNGQMIGSHKGAYGAFACELTHSLKDSAVNELLVKTNNTARPDVIPINHNLFGVYGGLYRPVSLIVTAPLSFAVNDYAAPGVFIRQQNVSAASADITVTAKVDNKYPHSRQAILQTALCDADGNIVKTVDSSIQILPQGMQVFHQQFQLNTPHLWNGLKDPYLYKVIVRILEHGQVIDEVLRPLGIRHFEIIPGKGLFLNRQQLPLKGVCRHQDWWESGSALTNEQHAADLNIIREMGANAVRLAHYQQSEYLYSKADSIGLVIWAEIPFVNAVSGQETDNAKQQLTELIRQNYHHPSIYVWGLHNEVYDRNPGGFVNTLTAALHNLAKSEDPDRYTVSVNGYGKMERFENRNADIQGMNRYYGWYEGKTTDLEQWITGLKSNFPEYNVILSEYGAEGNIFQQTETPPATFNPVNGQYFPEQLETRFHETQWGILAKHPYLLGSYLWNMFDFAVPLWNRGGIPARNLKGLVTFDRKVKKDAFYWYKANWSDTPVLYISDRRLTQRTAPQTDITVYSNIGQPHLTINGRRITDFKQGTTAVHYIFTQASLRKGQNKVQVKVIHNGKEYTDNVIWTLQ